CTCCGGATTTGCTGACAAAACGAATACTATTCCCAATATGAATGCAATATACCTGAACATTTTACCTCATCTGTTTAGAGTCATAATATAACGCAGATCTTTCGATTCCATGATAGATGATCCCGATTTTTTTCTCTGCTGATCTTTATAGAAATTAGCTCTGTCGGTTCTGTTATCACTCATTTCATCCGGATTATGAAAAATTTACTGATCCTTCTTCTTTTTTCCCTGTTTGCTGCTGAAATTTACGCGCAGGGTTTTAATGCAAATAACGGCAGAAATCACCCGGAAATAGACTGGAAAGAGGCTGAAACAGAGCACTTCCGGATTATCTACCCGGCACATCTATCGGGAATTGAATCCGAAGTGGCGCCAATCGCGGAGGAGTCGTACCGCGTGCTTGCTGCAAATTTGAACGTGGAGTTTGAGGATAAAATCCGGATCTATCTTTCTGATGAGGATGAAATTAACAATGGTTTTGCCGTGCCAATCGGCAAAAGCTACACTAATATCTGGGTCAATACGAACGATTACAGTGAAATCTGGACCGGCCGTGAAAAGTGGCTCCGAAAGGTTGTGGCGCATGAACTGGGGCATATATTTCATTTCGAGGCAACGCGGTCGAACATGGGTATGTGGCAGTTTGTGGTTGGAGAGCCTTTTACCCGGGCGTGGACGGAAGGACTGGCGCAATATCAAACCGAACAGTGGGATTCACAACGGGGCGACAGGTGGCTGCGCAAAGCGATCTTCGACAGCCGGCCCAATTACAACGACGGCCTGTCGATCGAAAACGGCCGGCTGCTCTATGCTACCGGCAATTCTGAACTGCGCTACTTTGCCGAAACCCGGGGCGACTCAACTCTTGCTGAACTCTTCACCCACAGAAACTCTTTTCTTGGCATCTGGAACTACCACGACTTCACACGGGCGTTTCGTGAAATCACCGGAGATTCCTACTCCGATTTTCGTGAAGAATGGCGAAAACACATGAACATATACTACAATACCATGGCTTCGCAGATGGAGCGTGTTGATTCTCTGCAGGCCGATCCGTTCTCTCTTCCCGGCCAGTTTTATTATGATATGGCCGTCAGTCCGGACGATCAGAAAATTGCTGTACTATCCCTGGCATCCATGCAGCGGCCGGTTCGCAGACTATTTTCTGTTCAGAACGACTCCACCCGCAAAACTGAATTCCTGGCGGAAGGGAGTATTAACACCGATCTTTCATGGAGCCGGGATGGAGAAACGATCTACTATTCCAGAAAAGTCCGGGGAGGACATTCATCCATTGTGAATGATATTCATGCATTCCACATCGAAACCGGCCGCGAAGAGAGAATCACACACAGCCGCCGCGCCCGCTTCCCGGTTGACGGATTTGATGAACAAACCATCGCCTATATCGTCAATGAAGACGGTACAGGAAATCTCTTTCAGCTGAATCTGGAAACGGGTGAAGAAAGCCGGATCACCGCATACCGGGGCGATGTACAGCTTCTCTGGCTGATACGCGTGCCATCACAAAATAGCTGGCTGGTCCATCGGTTTGATGAAAATGGGGATAGAAACCTTGTGTTGATTCATCACGAAACCGGCAGCGAAACTGTAATTGATGACGCTCTGCATGACAACCGGAAACCGGTACTAAGCCCCGATGGCGAATCTGTTGCCTACACGTCACTTCGCGATGAAGTGCCGAATGTTTTTGTGTACAATTTCAGCGATCAGTCTGAGCGACGGGTAACGAATTTATTCACTGGCGGTGAGCTTTATGGCTGGATTTCCGAAAGCGATACCCTTGAATCCCCGAAACTTCTTATCAAAGCAAGCGAAACCAAGCGGAACGACAGCGCATTTTGGGTTGATGCGGACCGAATTCCACACGAGCCGGATATTCAAATCGAACAGAGTTATGCAAGCTGGCGCACACATACACCACCGGAAGAGATTCCGTCATTTATCGATCCCGACCCCACGCTGATTCAGTCTCGTTCAGATTACCGTTCGTTCAGAAATCTCTCACACGCAGCCTCCATAGCCCTGCCGTATTACGCCGGGGATGATTACGGAATTTTTGCTACCACCAACTGGGTTGAACCGCTCGGTAAACACACGGTTTCTGCGCTGGGTTGGGTGTCGGCCAAAGATCCCGCCCGGAACTCATTCGGATCGCTCACGTACCTGAACAATCAGCTTTATCCATTCCTTGGTTTTTCGATCTACAGGCTGCCTGAAAGCGCACGGTTTTACGGGGATCGATTTTTGATTGAAGAGATGACCGGCGGTGACATCCAGGCCCGCTGGCCACTCGACCGGCTTGAAGCTCCCTATCAGTCGGGCTCTCTTTTCGGGCGATTGCGGCATGTTCTTGTTCGTCCGTATGAGCGCGGAGAGTTCAGCGACACCTTTCAGGCCCCTGTTCCCGAAAAAGGCCGGCAGACTGACCTCCGTCTCGGCATTCAGGTGAAAAAGCAGCGACCCTGGCGGGATAACCTGATCCATCCGCTCGACGGCACCGGTTTCCGCGCATCGCTCACGGGCGCTGAACAAATCCTTGGGTCTGATGTGAAATTTCTCACTGCTGAGCTAAATGCCTACACAATTCGCCCGGCCATCGGCCTGCACCGGATCTATTTACACGGACGATTCCAGGCGCAGTGGGGCGATCCGCTTGCCCAGGATTTTATCGGGTTTAGCCGGTATGATAACATCAACCTGAACCTGCCGACGGAAGTGCCGTTTACACTTTTCAATGAAGCAGACCGGGTTCGCGGCTATCGCAGTTTTGTGGCCGGAAAACAGGTGGCGTTTGGAAGCGTGGAATACCGGATGCCGTTTCTGCCATCATTAAATACGCAGATTCTTGGGCTGATCCGTTTCGGATCCACATCGCTCTCCCTGTTTTCTGATGCGGGTACGGTTTGGAACGCCCGTTTTGCGGATGGAACCACCGGCACGGAAACCCGCTGGGGTGCCGGCGCTGAAATCAAAAACAGGGTAGTGCTGCTGGGTGTCGGGTTTACGCACTCTCTTGGAATTGCCCAGCCGGCGCAGGAACTCTTCACTGATGCCGATTACGATTTTTATTACAGGGTTCGGGCGGTTGTACCGTTTTAATATGAGTTAAATTTGAGTATCCGGCCTTTCTGAACCACCCCCGGCCCCCTCCCTATATCGCAAATACACTCCATAAGGAGGGGAGCTTTAAAAAACATTCATACCCTGCTTAAGGCATTTAAGCTTCTGAAAATTTTACACAATAATGTCTTAAGATTAATCACTCGTTTACGAACGAATATGCAGCGGATCACCCACGCGGATTGTTTCGCCGGTGCCGGATGTGAGGATAGAATTCATCCCGAAATACGCTCCTCTGCTTTCCGGGATGGTTTTCATTCGTGTGAGCGTACGGAGCGGCTCTTTTGGGTTTTTGATCGCTCCCGTAATCTGATCAACCGTGGTAACTTTACACCGTTTGCACGGCTTCCGCAGCCCTAAACTGTATCTCTCATCACCAGACGTGAGTGTGTGGATCTCATTTTCCTGGTAAGACGGGAGGCCATCGATCACAATATTCGGGCGAAACCTGTCCATGGTTACCGGTTCTGCCCCGGTTTCAATGAGGTTTTGGTTCAATTCATCCAGTGAACGTTCGTTTGTAACCAGGAACGGAAAACCATCCGCAAAAGCAGTGTGAGCCTCTTCGTCTTTCAGAAATTCCGGATCAACCGGCCGCTGGAATGAGTCACGGATTCGCACCAGGCGGTAGGTTTCGCTCTCATCTGTATCAAGCCGTTGGGTAAGCCAGTTCGCAACATCGTCCCCTTCATCAAATGCTTCACACCGGTCGCCCCATATCTCGACCTGAAGTTCAGGCTTATGATCTGTTGAAAAATCAACGGAAATCTGGCCGTCATTACTGTCGGTAAGAATCAGTTGTTTATTCTGCAGGTTTGCCGATAATAAAGCCATCGCGGGCTGAGAACGCTGAGAAACAAACGTACCAGTTTCGTCAACGATCATCCAGTTGCGGTCGAACTCCAATCCGCGTACGGTTAGTTTCGATTCCTGCAATTTCAAACCGCGTAACGATTTAACCGGATAACTATAAAGCTGAGAGATTTTTAAATTCATCGTTTAAAACTACTGCATTTAATGCTTCAATATTTGTTTAACGGGCTATTTTAAGCTAATTTCTATGTTAAATTTACAGATTTAAGATGATTACCAAACACCTGAACCCGCTTTACTGGAAAAAATCGTTCTTAATTGGTCTATTGGCCGGTTTTTTTATCCTGTGGTTTACTTTTTTTGATACTTATAGTTTATCTACCCGGTACCAGCTGGAAACTCAAAAAAAGAACCTGGTTGAACGAACACAAGAGCTTGAAAAAAAGAGTGATGAGCTGAAACAGAAGATATCAACTCTTGAGGATAATCCGGATCTGCTTGAAAAAATAGCAAGAGAGGAGTATGGCATGCGCAAGCCCGGTGAAACGGTTTATCGCATCAAACCAGCGGAATAGAGATTGGATGCCGTTGTTTACCTCTTTTTTCACTATTTTCGCGTCAATCCTACAATAAATAAACTTTAGCGATGGTTTCAATTGGCATCGATTTAGGTGGTACAAATATTAAACTTGCTCTTGTTGACAGAGACAAGGGCTTTATCACAAAAAAATCTGTACCTACCGAAGCAGACCGGGGCAAAGTTCACATTTTTGATAGAATCGCCTCGGAAGTAAAAGCTATAATTAAAGAAGAAAATGCAGAACCTGTAGGTCTTGGAATGGGCTTGCCGGGAATGGTAACTCTCGACCGAAGAACAGTTAAAAATCCGCCAAATCTCCCCGGCTGGAAAATTGAAAATGTGGCTGATGAAATAGAAAGCCGGCTTGGTTTGAATGCTGTCATTGATAATGACGCAAACCTGGCTGCACTGGGTTCTGCCCGTTTTGGAGTAGGAAAAGATATCAATGATTTTATCATGATAACGCTCGGAACAGGCGTTGGCGGGGGAATCATTTATGATAATAAAGTTTATCGGGGCACTACCGGTTCGGCCGGTGAGCTCGGCCATGTGATCATCAATTACCACGGTCCGCATTCCAACAGCAACACCCGCGGAGGCATTGAAGCGTACCTGGGGCAGCGGTTTTTAAGCCGTTATGCAGCTGATAGAATTCGGCAACATACCGACAATCCGCTCTACGAAAAATTTCATACAGACTTTGAGAAGCTCGAGCCCGTTGACCTTTCTCGGGCGGCTGATGATGGGAATGAGCTTGCCGTTGATATTCTGAAAAGTTCCGGTGAAAAACTTGGCTACGCGATCGTAAACTATATCCATATTCTGGATATTCGCAAGATTGTGGTAAGTGGCGGCGTTGCAAAAGCCGGCCACTGGATTTTAGATCCCGCTAAAGAAACCGCCGAAAAGTTTCTGATGCCCCCGTTTCTGGAAGATTTTGATATAATTTATGAATCACTCGGTAATGAAGCCGCACTGCTTGGCGCTGCAAGTCTTGCATTTGAAGCGCTAAGCTGATCTAAATTGAGTATATGCAGCACCCTCTACGCCCAATTTACAGTTTGCTATTCGCCTTCTTCTTTTTGGGTTACGGAGCTGCGCAAATTCACGGTCAAGCGGTAACGGATACACTTCAGGCGGCTGTAAATGATACTATTCCACCCGTCGTTTCCGATACCGTTTCGGTAGATGAACCCATTCCAACAGATGCAGATACTGTTCAAACCCGCCCCGATCTGGACGAACTTATGCAACAGCGTCAGCAGCAGCCGGGGCAGGTTGACCAGCGACCGCAAGGTCAGGGTCCCGGTTCACGCGGGGAGGCCACCGGTGATGTGGTTCATTTTCAGGCACGCGATTCGCTCGTTTTTAATTTCAGAGAACAGAGAAAAGGGTATCTCTACGGATCAGCAAATGTAACACACGAAAGCGGCGCTCTTGATGCGGGCAAAATCGATCTCGATCTGCGTTTGAACCAGGTGGAAGCGCAAACTCAAACTCCTGAAGATACCCTTTCATATCCCGTCCTCAGACAGGCCAACCGCGATCTGAAAAGCACGCGGATTCTTTTCAATTACGAGACAGAGAAGGGTAAATTTGAAGTTGCCGAAATTGAGGTGCCTGATGGTTATGTAATTGGAACACAGGTGAAAAATGTGTCCCAGACTGAAGTGTTTATTGAAGACGGAATCTATTCGAGCTGTCCGCCCGATCATATGTATTACTACATCAGGGCAGAGCGGATGAAGGTTGTGGATGAGGATGAAATCTTTTTTACCAATGCCCGTCTCTATATTCTTGATATCCCCTACCCGCTGGTTTTCCCATTTGGTTACGTTCCCGCCGGAATTGACAGGCGGCAGTCGGGATTGCTGGAACCTACATATCTCTTTCAGAATACCGGATCGCGCGGGCTTGGATTGCAAAACCTTGGCTGGTTCCAGATTTTTAATGAGTATCTCGTAGGTGAAGCGTCTGTTGATATTTTCACATCCGGTACTTTTTTCAGCAATAACCGCATTCAATATCGCAGAACAGGTCAATATAACGGGAGTATCACGTTGGGTTATTCTCGTGAACAGGGTTTGGAACCCACAGATTTGAATTTTGCTGAAACGGTCAGTAAAAGACTTGCAATTAATCACGACCAGCAGCTCTCTCCCTATGCCAATATTTCTGCGAATATTAACCTGAATACATCAAACTATTTTCAGCGCAACTCACTGGATATTGATGAAAGGGCACAAACAAGCAGTACGTCACGGGTCAGCTACCGGTATAATCATCCTGAAGGAAATTATAACTTTTCGCTGACGTCCAATTTAAATCAGCAGTTCAATACCAATGTAGCAAGGCTGACCGGCCCGGAAATGAATTTTTCAATGCGGCAATTTTCGCCATTTGAAACCGATCGTCCCGGCACAATGGATCAGCGATGGTATGAGCGGATTACGGTGAGCTACCGGAATAATTTCAGGTCGAACTTTAATTTTACGCCAATCGCCCGGGAGGAGGCCGAAGTGAATTGGTTTGAAGCACTGCTCGATCCCCAAAAGTACCGTGAGGCAACAGGCGATGATCGCCACATTCAGTATGGATTTGTTCAGCGGGCACAGGTGAGGGCCGGACAGCTGGTACCAAGCCAGTTCATCAATGTAAGTGCAAATTTGGATTTCAACGAGTATTGGTACCCAACAACAACAAGGCGTGAATTTAACCCTGAAGAGAACCGGGTTGAAGAATTTCGTGAGATGGGATTTGCAACCGCACGTGATTTTAATACCAGCCTGAATTTTTCCACCACATTTTATGGGATTTCACAGATGTCAATTGGCAATTTCGAAGGGCTAAGGCACACCGTTCGTCCCAGTGTAAGTTTGAGTTACCGCCCCGATTTTTCAGATGATTTCTGGGGATTCTATCAGGAAGTTCAAACAGATACTACAGGTACAACACGGCAGTTTTCACGTTTTGATCGTGAAGTTTTTGGAGGTCCGGCAAGTGGTGAGCAGAGAACGATTAATTTTGGGGTCACTAATATTCTTGAAACCAAACGTGTTCGGCGCGATTCCACAGGAGAAGTTCAAACCACAAATCTCCGGCTGATTGATAATCTTTCAATCAACTCGAATTACAACTTTGCGGCTGACAGTCTGAAATTCGGAAATGTGAATGTCTCGGTAAGTTCGAGGGTGCTGGAGGGAATCCGGTTACAAGCGAGCGCCAATTATTCACTGTATGCAAGAAATGAAAACGGCCAGCAAATCGATACATTTATATGGAATGCCGGGGATAAATATTTGCAGCCGCTCAGTTACAGCCTGAGCGCTTCCACCAGTTTTAGCGGAGGTGAACGCGGGCCGCGTATATCGACACCTCCCTACCGGCCGTATGATCCGTATAACCAGCAGTTTTTCAGTCCGATCGACCAGTATTTCAACGATCAGCCTGTTCAGCCCATTCAATCCACGTGGAGTCTCGGACTGGATTTCAGTTATCGCTGGAACTACAGGTTTGGTCAGGATGCCAATCAAACCGCTACGCTGAATGCTAATAATATTCAGTTTAATCTTACCCCAAAGTGGAGTGTATCTACACGTCTTGGGTATGATTTTATCGAAAAAGAGCTTACCCCGGCCCAGTTTCGGCTGAACCGGCAGATGGTCTGCTGGAATCTCTCGTTCCAGTTTAACCCATTTGGAGATAATCAGTACTACTCATTCAGGCTCTCTTTATCGAGCGGTCAGATTTCAAGTCTGTTCCAGAAACTGCCGGGCCTGAACAATCTCGAAAGAAGCTCAAGGGAGGCAGGACGCCCGCCTCCACGCTTCTGATTTGTCTGATAAAGAAATTTTCCTCATCCGCTGACTTCACGTCATCGGATGAGTGGATAGGGCAAGATGTTAATCTGCCAACCTGAGTTCGATTAATAATATTTTTGAATTAGCCATGAAGAAGTCTCCCCTAACAAGGGGAGATTTAGAGGGGGGTCCATTGGTTTTTACCAAGATCTGATGAACATCCCTATCAATCTCGCCCCGATAGTCGGGACTGGAAAAACACCAGCTTGCGTGGTATAAAAGTGGTATAAAAATGGTGCCCTTTATTAAAGGTGGGTTACATTCATGATTTAACAATCGAACTCAGACCAGAATGTAAAGGTCGGACAACTCACCGGATGAAGCGAATTCATCCGGTGCGGATCCACACATCCCACACCCCTTTCGCTTCAATGATGACACAACACTCGTGGCAATGGGTTTTAGAATATAGATATCCTTTTGGTATCCTACGGCTGCTAATCTCCGTTTGATGTCTCCCGTCTTTTTAGGTACTGTACGATATATTTTCCAAAAATGTCGAACTCAAGATTTACGGGGTCGCCCTCTTTTTTTGAAGAAAGAGTTGTGAAATCCCATGTGTAAGGGATGATGGCAACCGTAAAGCGGTTCTCCTCGTTTCGCGCCACGGTGAGGCTGATACCGTCAATCGCAATACTGCCGCGGCCCACGATGTAATCGATATACTCTTCAGGATACTTAATTGTAATTAAGATATCGGCGTCGTTTTGCTGGATTGAATGGACCTTACCTACCGTATCCACGTGGCCCTGGACAATATGTCCTTCAATCGCTTTTTCGAGTGTTAAGGATCGCTCAAGGTTAACCCTGCTCCCTTTTTTGATCGCGCTGAATGAAGTTTTGCGGAGTGTCTCTTCCACACACTGAACCGTAAACGTATCGTTATCAAATGAAACCACGGTCAGGCATACGCCATTTACCGCAATACTCTCATCAATATGTGTATCTGTGGAGAAACTACAGGCGATAGAAATTTGCACGCCGCCTTCAAGTGGCTTGACGTCGGTAACTTCACCCACTTCTGATACAATTCCAGTAAACATAATAGTTCCTGTATAATTTATAAATCTGCTGTTAATAACATATCGGGGCCAACACGGGACCAGTTGAACTCTCTGAATGGAACCAGATCTTCCATGCGGTTCATTCCAAGTCCCTGAATACTTTTTGTTCCGCCGCCCAGGATTTTTGGAGCGATGAACAACTGAAGCCGGTCAACGAGTCCCGCTTTCAAAAAGGCTGTGGAGAGATCTTTTCCACCCTCAACCAGGAGTGAAGTAATCCCCATATCACCAAGTTTCTGCATAGATTGTCTGAGATCCGTGTGACCCTCTTTTTCGTCTACAATTAAAACTTCACCCCGGAAATAATTTTGCTTAAACATTTTGAGCATCGGGTCGGCGCTGGATTCCGCTTTCTTCCGATTGTGCGTTAACACAATGGTTTTCTCCTCATATTGATCCGTAAAGAGGTTCAGGTTTTCCGGCAGTGCAAAGGGGCCGTCGATCACAACACGCCGCGGCTGTCGCCCTTCTGTGAGCCTGACTGTCAATGAGGGGTTGTCGGTCATGGCTGTATTTCGGCCAACCAGCACGGCATCCTGTTCGCTTCTCCACTGATGAACCAATGTCCGTGAATCTTTCGAAGAAATCCACTTGGAATCTCCATTGGGCGCAGCGATGTATCCATCTGCGGTCTGTGCCATTTTCAGTGTTATAAACGGCCTGCCAAACTCCACATAGTGAAGCCACGCTTCGTTTATCTCTTTCGCCTTATTCTCAAGCAGGCCTACATCAACAGCAATGCTGTTCTTTTTGAGAGTTGAGATTCCTTTGCCGTTTACCTCAGGAAACGGATCCTTCATAGCTACTACCACCCGTTCCAGGGGAAGATCTGCGAGCATTTCTGCGCACGGCGGAGTTTTGCCGTGGTGGGCACACGGTTCAAGCGTAACATAAACCGTAGAACCCTTTAGTGCGGATCTGGATTTTACGGATTTGACGGCTTCAACCTCGGCATGAGACTCCCCGTATCTCCTGTGGTATCCTTCACCAATAATATCTCCGCTCTTTGATATAATCACACAGCCTACCATGGGGTTGGGGGATGTGTAGCCTCTCCCTTTACCGGCAAGCGTGAGCGCCCGCTGCATCCAGATTGTATCTTTTTCTTTGTTCATTCAGAGAAGCTGAGGTTAAAATAAAAAAGGGCAAGAAGATGATTCTCGCCCTTTTTTGAAAATTTCATATCAGGTATACTGTGTTATCTGCTCATCACACGGTTTCTGTTGTCGCGGATGGTTGCTTCTTCTTTCAGCTTATCAATAAAAATCTGGCTGAAAGCAGCAAATTTCTGCTGCTCGAGCTGGTTTCGTATTTGAGTACGATTCGCATTTGTCATCTCATCGGGGTTTGCCATGGTAATGTCGTTTACACGAAGTACAAATACGGCATTTTCACCTTCGATCGGGGCAGATACCTGTCCCGGTTCCATACCGAATGCACGCCCGATAACACCCGGTTCGCGTCCTGCGCCCGGTATTGAATTAGCGCTCATGCGCAGATCTTCAGCAATCTGGATCTCTTTTCCGGCTGCTTCAGCAAGATCTTCCAGTTCCGATGCGGATCCGTGAAGATCTCTTACACGCTCAAGCATCGCAGATTTTCGTTTGTTGTTTCTTACAATGTTTTCAAGCTGTGAACGAACTTCCTCAAAAGGCCGTGTTCCTTCCGGAATTCGTTCCTGCAATTGAATAACAATAAACTGGTCATCCAATTCGATAGGATCGGAGATGGAGTTTACACGCATGCTCTCAAGCTCCATCAGTGTCTGCTGACTTTGCCCCAGTCCCGGAATAAAGTTGTTTCCTTTCGTCGCTGTTGCAGTTCTCACTTCGTACTCTCTGCGCTCAGCTTCTTCCATGAAGCCTTCGTCTTCAGCGTAGAATTCAAAATCGCGCGCACTTTCTGCCCGGCGATCGATAGTTGCAACCGGATCAGCTTCAACCGGGTATGAGAACGCAGCAAATTTAATTTCACCGTTACGTTCGTCGATTTTCTTCAAAATATGCGGAGCGTCATCAATCATAAGCACTTCCGAAACTTCCCCTACTTCAAGATCAAGAACGGGACGATATTCATCCCGGATACTTTCGGGATCAACAAATGCTCCTCTGAAAGGTGTTGCTGAGAAGTTTCTCTCGAAAAACAGGGAGTCGTTCTCTGCTTCGGCGAAACGCGGCCGCATCTCTTCAACATCGCGGATTGCGTTTGCAGTGTCTGCTGAGGTTGGTGTGATGTCCCAGCTCACATATCGAAAGCGGTAGGTTTCACTTCTGCGAAATTGATCGGGGTTATTCCGGAGATAACTGCGCATTTCGTCTTCTGAAACAGAAATCTCGTCGTCAGCCACATCGGCATAAGGAAATCGAATAAATTCAATATCCGCAAAGGAGTTATTTCTTATGTATTGGTTCCTGATATCGAGATTACTTACCCGCATGCCGGACCCGATGTAGTTGTTCATCTTCTGTTGCCGCCTGTCGTCACGCAACTGCTGTTCAATCATAATCCAGATCTCACTGTTTTCAGGTGCGTCAATTGCGGCCTGAAGTGCAACTCTGTCGATCGTGCCATCCTGCTGCTGAAATTGCTGCCGGATAAAAGGCGCGGGATTGTCACCGGTAACCATATTAAGCAGTTCTCTGTCGGTTACCGAAATTCCCATTTCATTCATTTTCTGTTGCATCAGCCGTGCAGCAACCAGGTCATCCCAAGCCTGTTCTTCGAGTGCGGCACGGGTTTCGGCTGTCATAATTCCATCCTGAGTCTGGTTGTACTCATCCGTGTAGAAACTTACCCGCTGGTTGTACTCCTCAAAAGAGATTCCATCACCATTTACAG
The window above is part of the Rhodohalobacter sp. SW132 genome. Proteins encoded here:
- a CDS encoding BamA/TamA family outer membrane protein, translated to MKNLLILLLFSLFAAEIYAQGFNANNGRNHPEIDWKEAETEHFRIIYPAHLSGIESEVAPIAEESYRVLAANLNVEFEDKIRIYLSDEDEINNGFAVPIGKSYTNIWVNTNDYSEIWTGREKWLRKVVAHELGHIFHFEATRSNMGMWQFVVGEPFTRAWTEGLAQYQTEQWDSQRGDRWLRKAIFDSRPNYNDGLSIENGRLLYATGNSELRYFAETRGDSTLAELFTHRNSFLGIWNYHDFTRAFREITGDSYSDFREEWRKHMNIYYNTMASQMERVDSLQADPFSLPGQFYYDMAVSPDDQKIAVLSLASMQRPVRRLFSVQNDSTRKTEFLAEGSINTDLSWSRDGETIYYSRKVRGGHSSIVNDIHAFHIETGREERITHSRRARFPVDGFDEQTIAYIVNEDGTGNLFQLNLETGEESRITAYRGDVQLLWLIRVPSQNSWLVHRFDENGDRNLVLIHHETGSETVIDDALHDNRKPVLSPDGESVAYTSLRDEVPNVFVYNFSDQSERRVTNLFTGGELYGWISESDTLESPKLLIKASETKRNDSAFWVDADRIPHEPDIQIEQSYASWRTHTPPEEIPSFIDPDPTLIQSRSDYRSFRNLSHAASIALPYYAGDDYGIFATTNWVEPLGKHTVSALGWVSAKDPARNSFGSLTYLNNQLYPFLGFSIYRLPESARFYGDRFLIEEMTGGDIQARWPLDRLEAPYQSGSLFGRLRHVLVRPYERGEFSDTFQAPVPEKGRQTDLRLGIQVKKQRPWRDNLIHPLDGTGFRASLTGAEQILGSDVKFLTAELNAYTIRPAIGLHRIYLHGRFQAQWGDPLAQDFIGFSRYDNINLNLPTEVPFTLFNEADRVRGYRSFVAGKQVAFGSVEYRMPFLPSLNTQILGLIRFGSTSLSLFSDAGTVWNARFADGTTGTETRWGAGAEIKNRVVLLGVGFTHSLGIAQPAQELFTDADYDFYYRVRAVVPF
- a CDS encoding MOSC domain-containing protein, with translation MNLKISQLYSYPVKSLRGLKLQESKLTVRGLEFDRNWMIVDETGTFVSQRSQPAMALLSANLQNKQLILTDSNDGQISVDFSTDHKPELQVEIWGDRCEAFDEGDDVANWLTQRLDTDESETYRLVRIRDSFQRPVDPEFLKDEEAHTAFADGFPFLVTNERSLDELNQNLIETGAEPVTMDRFRPNIVIDGLPSYQENEIHTLTSGDERYSLGLRKPCKRCKVTTVDQITGAIKNPKEPLRTLTRMKTIPESRGAYFGMNSILTSGTGETIRVGDPLHIRS
- a CDS encoding septum formation initiator family protein, with product MITKHLNPLYWKKSFLIGLLAGFFILWFTFFDTYSLSTRYQLETQKKNLVERTQELEKKSDELKQKISTLEDNPDLLEKIAREEYGMRKPGETVYRIKPAE
- a CDS encoding ROK family protein, yielding MVSIGIDLGGTNIKLALVDRDKGFITKKSVPTEADRGKVHIFDRIASEVKAIIKEENAEPVGLGMGLPGMVTLDRRTVKNPPNLPGWKIENVADEIESRLGLNAVIDNDANLAALGSARFGVGKDINDFIMITLGTGVGGGIIYDNKVYRGTTGSAGELGHVIINYHGPHSNSNTRGGIEAYLGQRFLSRYAADRIRQHTDNPLYEKFHTDFEKLEPVDLSRAADDGNELAVDILKSSGEKLGYAIVNYIHILDIRKIVVSGGVAKAGHWILDPAKETAEKFLMPPFLEDFDIIYESLGNEAALLGAASLAFEALS
- a CDS encoding putative LPS assembly protein LptD, whose translation is MQHPLRPIYSLLFAFFFLGYGAAQIHGQAVTDTLQAAVNDTIPPVVSDTVSVDEPIPTDADTVQTRPDLDELMQQRQQQPGQVDQRPQGQGPGSRGEATGDVVHFQARDSLVFNFREQRKGYLYGSANVTHESGALDAGKIDLDLRLNQVEAQTQTPEDTLSYPVLRQANRDLKSTRILFNYETEKGKFEVAEIEVPDGYVIGTQVKNVSQTEVFIEDGIYSSCPPDHMYYYIRAERMKVVDEDEIFFTNARLYILDIPYPLVFPFGYVPAGIDRRQSGLLEPTYLFQNTGSRGLGLQNLGWFQIFNEYLVGEASVDIFTSGTFFSNNRIQYRRTGQYNGSITLGYSREQGLEPTDLNFAETVSKRLAINHDQQLSPYANISANINLNTSNYFQRNSLDIDERAQTSSTSRVSYRYNHPEGNYNFSLTSNLNQQFNTNVARLTGPEMNFSMRQFSPFETDRPGTMDQRWYERITVSYRNNFRSNFNFTPIAREEAEVNWFEALLDPQKYREATGDDRHIQYGFVQRAQVRAGQLVPSQFINVSANLDFNEYWYPTTTRREFNPEENRVEEFREMGFATARDFNTSLNFSTTFYGISQMSIGNFEGLRHTVRPSVSLSYRPDFSDDFWGFYQEVQTDTTGTTRQFSRFDREVFGGPASGEQRTINFGVTNILETKRVRRDSTGEVQTTNLRLIDNLSINSNYNFAADSLKFGNVNVSVSSRVLEGIRLQASANYSLYARNENGQQIDTFIWNAGDKYLQPLSYSLSASTSFSGGERGPRISTPPYRPYDPYNQQFFSPIDQYFNDQPVQPIQSTWSLGLDFSYRWNYRFGQDANQTATLNANNIQFNLTPKWSVSTRLGYDFIEKELTPAQFRLNRQMVCWNLSFQFNPFGDNQYYSFRLSLSSGQISSLFQKLPGLNNLERSSREAGRPPPRF
- a CDS encoding riboflavin synthase, which codes for MFTGIVSEVGEVTDVKPLEGGVQISIACSFSTDTHIDESIAVNGVCLTVVSFDNDTFTVQCVEETLRKTSFSAIKKGSRVNLERSLTLEKAIEGHIVQGHVDTVGKVHSIQQNDADILITIKYPEEYIDYIVGRGSIAIDGISLTVARNEENRFTVAIIPYTWDFTTLSSKKEGDPVNLEFDIFGKYIVQYLKRRETSNGD
- the ribD gene encoding bifunctional diaminohydroxyphosphoribosylaminopyrimidine deaminase/5-amino-6-(5-phosphoribosylamino)uracil reductase RibD produces the protein MNKEKDTIWMQRALTLAGKGRGYTSPNPMVGCVIISKSGDIIGEGYHRRYGESHAEVEAVKSVKSRSALKGSTVYVTLEPCAHHGKTPPCAEMLADLPLERVVVAMKDPFPEVNGKGISTLKKNSIAVDVGLLENKAKEINEAWLHYVEFGRPFITLKMAQTADGYIAAPNGDSKWISSKDSRTLVHQWRSEQDAVLVGRNTAMTDNPSLTVRLTEGRQPRRVVIDGPFALPENLNLFTDQYEEKTIVLTHNRKKAESSADPMLKMFKQNYFRGEVLIVDEKEGHTDLRQSMQKLGDMGITSLLVEGGKDLSTAFLKAGLVDRLQLFIAPKILGGGTKSIQGLGMNRMEDLVPFREFNWSRVGPDMLLTADL